A window of the Scandinavium goeteborgense genome harbors these coding sequences:
- the add gene encoding adenosine deaminase, with the protein MIHKDLPLTDIHRHLDGNIRAQTILELGRQHNIALPASTLDTLRPHVQVTSLEPDLVSFLSKLDWGVKVLADLDDCRRVAYENIEDAARNGLHYVELRFSPGYMAMTHNLPVAGVVEAVIAGVKQGCRDFPVQANLIGIMSRTFGETACEQELNALLAHRDSITALDLAGDELGFPGSLFLNHFNRARDAGWRITVHAGEAAGPESIWQAIRELGAERIGHGVKAVEDRALMDFLAEQRIGIESCLTSNIQTSTVPSLERHPLKVFLEHGVLASLNTDDPAVQGIDIIHEYEVAAPAAGLSEVQIRQAQINGLEIAFLSAQEKQALIEKVKAA; encoded by the coding sequence ATGATTCATAAAGACCTGCCCCTGACAGACATTCACCGCCACCTTGACGGCAACATTCGCGCACAAACCATCCTTGAACTCGGTCGCCAGCATAATATCGCGCTTCCCGCTTCCACTCTGGATACTCTGCGCCCGCATGTGCAGGTCACCAGCCTTGAGCCTGACCTCGTTAGCTTCCTCAGCAAACTCGACTGGGGCGTGAAAGTGCTGGCGGATCTCGATGACTGCCGTCGCGTCGCCTACGAAAACATTGAAGACGCCGCACGTAACGGCCTGCATTACGTTGAGCTGCGTTTTTCACCGGGCTATATGGCGATGACACACAACCTGCCGGTGGCTGGCGTGGTAGAAGCGGTGATTGCCGGGGTCAAACAGGGCTGCCGTGACTTCCCGGTTCAGGCGAACCTGATTGGCATCATGAGTCGTACCTTTGGTGAAACCGCGTGCGAACAGGAGCTCAACGCCCTGCTCGCCCATCGCGACAGTATCACCGCGCTGGATTTGGCCGGTGATGAGCTGGGCTTCCCAGGCAGCCTGTTCCTTAACCATTTCAACCGCGCGCGTGACGCGGGCTGGCGTATCACCGTCCATGCAGGCGAAGCGGCTGGGCCAGAAAGCATCTGGCAGGCAATTCGTGAGCTGGGCGCCGAACGTATCGGCCACGGCGTGAAGGCGGTAGAAGACCGTGCCCTGATGGACTTCCTCGCTGAGCAGCGCATCGGGATTGAATCTTGCCTGACCTCCAACATTCAGACCAGCACCGTGCCGTCGCTTGAGCGTCATCCTCTGAAGGTTTTCCTGGAACACGGCGTGCTGGCATCGCTGAATACCGACGACCCGGCGGTTCAGGGAATCGACATTATTCACGAGTATGAGGTTGCGGCCCCGGCGGCAGGCCTTTCAGAAGTGCAGATCCGTCAGGCGCAGATTAACGGCCTGGAGATTGCGTTCCTGTCTGCGCAGGAGAAACAGGCGCTGATTGAGAAGGTGAAAGCGGCTTAA
- a CDS encoding MalY/PatB family protein — MFDFSTVVDRHGTWCTQWDYVADRFGVADLLPFTISDMDFPTAPCVLEAISQRLSHGVLGYSRWKNDEFLGAIQHWFQTRFDSVINPEHLVYGPSVIYMVSQMIRQWSDVGDGIVVQTPAYDAFYKAIEGNHRTIAAVPLHQTSKGWGCDMALLESVLAEPRNKVLLLCSPHNPTGKVWTREELTTIAALCQKHDVKVISDEIHMDMTWNGHRHIPWCDVAQSDWALFTSGSKSFNIPALTGAYGLIGNETSRNDYLSALKGRDGLSSPSIPAVVAHIAAYEHGAPWLDALRDYLQGNLRFIASELNAAFPELNWQPPESTYLAWIDLRPLHIDDKLLQKVLIEQQKVAIMPGYTYGEEGNCFVRLNAGCPRSKLELGVQGLINAIHAVR, encoded by the coding sequence ATGTTTGATTTCTCAACGGTCGTCGACCGCCACGGTACCTGGTGCACGCAGTGGGATTACGTCGCAGACCGCTTCGGCGTTGCCGATTTGCTGCCTTTCACTATCTCGGATATGGATTTCCCGACCGCGCCTTGCGTGCTTGAAGCTATCAGTCAGCGTCTGAGCCACGGCGTACTCGGCTACAGCCGCTGGAAGAATGACGAGTTTCTCGGTGCCATTCAGCACTGGTTCCAGACCCGTTTTGACAGCGTGATTAACCCCGAACACCTGGTGTACGGCCCGTCGGTTATCTACATGGTTTCCCAGATGATCCGCCAATGGTCTGACGTGGGCGACGGCATCGTGGTGCAAACCCCGGCTTATGACGCGTTCTACAAAGCGATTGAAGGCAATCATCGCACTATCGCCGCCGTGCCACTGCACCAGACGAGTAAAGGCTGGGGTTGCGATATGGCCCTGCTGGAAAGCGTGCTCGCCGAACCGCGGAACAAAGTGCTGCTGCTGTGCAGCCCGCATAACCCGACCGGGAAAGTGTGGACCCGCGAAGAATTGACTACCATCGCCGCACTGTGTCAGAAGCACGATGTGAAAGTGATCAGTGATGAAATTCATATGGATATGACGTGGAACGGACATCGACATATTCCATGGTGCGACGTCGCACAAAGTGACTGGGCGCTGTTCACGTCTGGCTCCAAGAGTTTCAACATTCCGGCGCTTACCGGCGCATATGGCCTGATTGGTAATGAAACCTCGCGCAACGATTACCTCAGCGCGTTGAAAGGCCGTGATGGGCTCTCTTCCCCCTCGATTCCCGCAGTGGTTGCGCACATTGCCGCCTATGAACACGGCGCGCCGTGGCTGGATGCGCTGCGCGATTATTTACAGGGCAACCTGCGCTTTATCGCCAGCGAACTGAACGCCGCGTTCCCGGAACTGAACTGGCAGCCGCCAGAATCAACCTATCTGGCGTGGATTGATTTACGCCCATTGCACATTGACGACAAACTATTGCAAAAAGTCCTGATTGAGCAGCAAAAAGTCGCCATCATGCCGGGCTATACCTATGGCGAAGAAGGCAATTGTTTTGTCCGTCTGAATGCAGGTTGCCCGCGCAGTAAACTTGAACTCGGTGTCCAGGGCTTGATCAACGCCATCCACGCCGTCCGCTGA
- the malX gene encoding maltose/glucose-specific PTS transporter subunit IIBC — MTAKAAPKISLWEFFQQLGKTFMLPVALLSFCGIMMGIGSSLSSHDVTTLLPWLDTPFLQAVFIWMGKVGSFAFSFLPVMFCIAIPLGLARDNKGVAAFAGFVGFAVMNLGVNFWLTAQGILPTTDAAILKANNIQNVIGIQSIDTGILGAVICGVIVWMLHERFHSIRLPDALAFFGGTRFVPIITTVVLGLVGLVIPLIWPVFAKGINALGYVINEAGEFGPMIFGTGERLLLPFGLHHILVALIRFSEAGGTMDVCGHSVSGALTIFQAQLSCPTTQGFSESATRFLSQGKMPAFLGGLPGAALAMYHCARPENRHKIKGLLISGVVACVVGGTTEPLEFLFLFVAPVLYVIHALLTGLGFTVMAVLGVTIGNTDGNIIDFVVFGILHGLATKWYLVPVVAIIWFVAYYTIFRFAITRFNLKTPGRDIETASSVEKAMTGTIGKSGYNVPAILAALGGADNITNLDNCLTRLRLSVDDMTKVDVESLKANRAIGVVQLNQHSLQVVIGPQVQSVKDEMATLMHSVEA; from the coding sequence ATGACGGCGAAAGCAGCACCAAAAATTAGCCTGTGGGAATTTTTCCAACAGCTCGGCAAGACCTTCATGCTGCCAGTGGCACTTCTCTCGTTCTGCGGGATCATGATGGGGATCGGCAGCTCGCTGAGCAGCCATGACGTCACCACATTGCTTCCGTGGCTGGACACCCCGTTCCTGCAGGCCGTTTTCATCTGGATGGGTAAGGTCGGCTCGTTTGCCTTCAGCTTCCTGCCGGTGATGTTCTGTATCGCAATCCCGCTGGGTCTGGCGCGTGATAACAAAGGCGTTGCCGCTTTTGCCGGTTTTGTCGGCTTCGCGGTAATGAACCTTGGCGTCAACTTCTGGCTGACGGCGCAGGGCATTCTGCCAACAACCGATGCCGCCATTCTGAAAGCCAACAACATCCAGAACGTGATTGGTATTCAGTCTATTGATACCGGTATTCTCGGCGCGGTTATCTGCGGCGTTATCGTCTGGATGCTGCACGAGCGTTTTCATTCTATTCGCCTGCCGGACGCGCTGGCGTTCTTCGGTGGCACCCGCTTCGTGCCCATCATCACCACCGTGGTGCTCGGCCTGGTCGGTCTGGTTATTCCACTGATTTGGCCTGTCTTCGCGAAAGGCATCAACGCCCTCGGTTACGTGATCAACGAAGCCGGTGAGTTTGGTCCGATGATCTTCGGCACCGGGGAGCGTCTGCTGCTGCCATTCGGCCTGCACCACATTCTGGTGGCTCTGATCCGCTTCTCCGAAGCTGGCGGTACCATGGATGTTTGCGGCCACTCGGTTAGCGGCGCACTGACCATCTTCCAGGCGCAGCTGAGCTGCCCGACCACGCAAGGCTTCTCCGAAAGCGCAACGCGCTTCCTGTCTCAGGGCAAAATGCCAGCCTTCCTTGGCGGCCTGCCGGGTGCTGCGCTGGCGATGTACCACTGCGCACGTCCAGAAAACCGTCATAAAATTAAAGGCCTGTTGATCTCCGGCGTGGTTGCCTGCGTCGTCGGCGGCACTACTGAACCACTGGAATTCCTGTTCCTGTTCGTGGCTCCGGTTCTGTATGTCATCCACGCCTTGTTGACCGGCCTTGGCTTCACCGTGATGGCAGTCCTGGGTGTGACCATTGGTAACACTGACGGCAACATCATCGACTTCGTGGTATTCGGGATCCTGCACGGTCTGGCGACCAAGTGGTATCTGGTGCCAGTAGTGGCCATCATCTGGTTCGTGGCCTACTACACCATCTTCCGCTTCGCTATCACCCGCTTTAACCTGAAAACGCCGGGCCGCGATATCGAAACCGCATCCAGCGTGGAAAAAGCAATGACCGGCACTATCGGTAAATCGGGTTACAACGTTCCGGCTATTCTGGCGGCACTCGGTGGCGCGGATAACATCACCAACCTGGATAACTGCCTGACCCGTCTGCGTCTGTCAGTTGATGACATGACCAAAGTCGACGTTGAATCTCTGAAAGCGAACCGTGCCATCGGCGTAGTACAGCTGAACCAGCACAGTTTGCAGGTCGTGATTGGCCCGCAGGTGCAGTCGGTGAAAGATGAAATGGCGACCCTGATGCACAGCGTCGAGGCGTAA
- a CDS encoding Mal regulon transcriptional regulator MalI, translating to MAIAKKVTINDVAHAAGVSVATVSLVLSGKGRISTATGERVSQAIEQLGFVRNRQAASLRGGQSGVIGLIVGDLCSPFYAELAAGVIESLESQGKMVFLTQGGRKGEHMLERFDTLVSQGVDGIVIAGAVDRGAELRTKAEDNGVPLVFASRASYLDDVDLIRPDNMQAAQMITEHLIRRGHQRIAWLGGQSASLTRAERVGGYCATLLKFGLPFHSEWVVECEASQKQASQALTQLLGQNPTITAVVCYNSVVAMGAWLGLMRSGWKSSDEGVDYYDKRVALAAFAEVREKDLDDAPMSWVITPAREMGKSVAERMLQRLDDGKSTVRNQIMPPRLVKQQ from the coding sequence ATGGCCATTGCAAAAAAAGTCACCATTAACGATGTTGCGCATGCGGCGGGGGTCTCGGTCGCCACCGTGTCGCTGGTGTTAAGCGGCAAAGGGCGCATCTCCACGGCGACCGGGGAGCGAGTGAGTCAGGCCATTGAACAACTTGGCTTTGTACGTAACCGCCAGGCGGCATCATTACGTGGCGGACAATCGGGCGTGATTGGGCTTATCGTCGGCGATCTTTGTTCGCCTTTTTACGCTGAACTCGCCGCAGGCGTGATTGAATCCCTCGAATCCCAGGGAAAAATGGTATTTCTCACTCAGGGCGGCCGCAAGGGCGAACACATGCTCGAGCGCTTCGATACTCTGGTGTCCCAGGGCGTTGACGGAATTGTGATTGCCGGGGCGGTGGACAGAGGGGCGGAACTGCGCACCAAAGCGGAGGACAACGGGGTGCCGCTGGTGTTTGCTTCCCGCGCGAGCTACCTCGATGACGTTGACCTGATTCGCCCGGATAACATGCAGGCGGCGCAGATGATAACCGAGCATCTTATCCGTCGCGGACATCAGCGCATCGCCTGGCTTGGCGGGCAAAGCGCTTCGTTGACCCGCGCGGAACGCGTCGGCGGCTACTGCGCCACGCTGCTCAAATTTGGTTTGCCGTTCCACAGCGAATGGGTGGTGGAGTGCGAGGCCAGCCAAAAACAGGCATCTCAGGCGTTAACCCAACTGCTGGGCCAGAATCCGACCATCACCGCCGTGGTTTGTTACAACAGCGTAGTGGCGATGGGCGCCTGGCTTGGGTTGATGCGTTCCGGCTGGAAAAGCAGTGACGAAGGGGTCGATTACTACGACAAACGTGTCGCGCTGGCCGCTTTCGCGGAAGTCCGAGAGAAAGATCTGGATGACGCGCCAATGAGTTGGGTGATAACCCCGGCCCGGGAAATGGGTAAAAGCGTGGCGGAAAGAATGCTACAGCGACTTGATGATGGAAAGAGCACGGTGCGTAATCAGATTATGCCGCCGCGTCTGGTTAAGCAGCAGTAA
- a CDS encoding YdgA family protein: MKKSLVAVGIIVALGVVWTGGSWYTGKQLEGRLADMVAQANAQLASTVPEAGIQLAYQNYQRGVFSSHLQMVVKPADGAKSSWLKPGQTIVLDENVSHGPFPMASLKTFNLVPAMATVESKLVNNEASKQLFELAKGQSPFDISTRISYAGDTRSDISLKPLNYEKGEEKVAFSGGEFQLDADRDGNAFALNGDMESGVINAVNEYNQKVQVTFNNLKTSGDSKLTSFAERIGNQKVTLDKMSIAVEGKELALLDGMTIDGKSNLSKDGKTIDATLDYALNSLKLQGQDMGSSKLALKIGRIDGQAWHQFSQQYNGQVQALLAQPGVMDNPEVYQQKVTEAFFGALPLLLKGEPVITVAPLSWKNSKGETTFNLSLFLKDPSQATIAPQTLAQEVDRSVKSLDSKLVIPMDMATEFMTQVARLEGYQQADAEKLASQQVKGLAAMGQMFRITTQQDNNIQSSLQYSNGQVSLNGKKMPLADFVGMFGVPDVAIPAPQSEAPAPVPQGEAAPAAPAIAPN; encoded by the coding sequence ATGAAAAAATCGCTGGTTGCAGTTGGAATTATTGTGGCTTTAGGAGTGGTGTGGACCGGGGGCTCCTGGTACACCGGTAAACAGCTGGAAGGCCGTCTGGCCGATATGGTTGCGCAAGCCAATGCGCAGCTCGCAAGCACCGTGCCGGAAGCCGGTATTCAGCTGGCCTATCAAAACTACCAGCGCGGCGTGTTCAGCAGCCATCTTCAGATGGTGGTTAAACCGGCAGACGGCGCGAAAAGCAGCTGGCTGAAGCCGGGTCAAACCATCGTGCTGGATGAAAACGTGTCTCACGGCCCGTTCCCAATGGCATCGCTAAAAACCTTTAACCTCGTCCCGGCGATGGCGACCGTTGAGTCAAAACTGGTGAACAACGAGGCCAGCAAACAGCTGTTCGAACTGGCGAAAGGTCAGTCACCGTTTGATATCAGCACCCGCATCAGCTATGCCGGTGATACCCGCTCCGACATCAGCCTCAAGCCGTTAAATTACGAAAAAGGCGAAGAGAAAGTCGCGTTCAGCGGCGGCGAATTCCAGCTTGATGCAGACCGTGATGGCAACGCTTTCGCCCTCAACGGTGACATGGAAAGCGGCGTGATTAACGCGGTTAACGAATACAACCAGAAAGTACAGGTTACCTTCAACAACCTGAAAACCAGCGGCGACAGCAAGCTCACCAGCTTCGCAGAACGCATCGGTAATCAGAAAGTGACCCTGGATAAAATGTCGATTGCCGTGGAAGGCAAAGAACTGGCGCTGCTCGACGGTATGACCATCGACGGTAAATCCAACCTGTCGAAAGACGGTAAAACCATCGACGCAACGCTGGACTACGCGCTCAACAGCCTGAAACTTCAGGGCCAGGACATGGGCAGCAGCAAACTGGCGTTGAAAATTGGTCGGATTGACGGCCAGGCGTGGCACCAGTTTAGCCAGCAGTATAACGGTCAGGTTCAGGCCCTGCTTGCGCAGCCTGGCGTGATGGATAACCCGGAAGTGTACCAGCAGAAAGTGACCGAAGCGTTCTTCGGCGCCCTGCCGCTGCTGCTGAAAGGCGAGCCGGTCATTACCGTGGCACCGCTGAGCTGGAAAAACAGCAAAGGCGAAACCACCTTTAATCTGTCCCTGTTCCTGAAGGATCCTTCCCAGGCGACCATCGCCCCGCAGACGCTGGCGCAGGAAGTCGATCGCAGCGTGAAATCCCTGGACAGCAAACTGGTTATCCCAATGGATATGGCGACCGAGTTCATGACTCAGGTAGCACGTCTGGAAGGTTATCAGCAGGCCGATGCCGAGAAGCTGGCAAGCCAGCAGGTGAAAGGCCTGGCGGCGATGGGTCAGATGTTCCGCATCACCACCCAGCAGGACAACAATATTCAGTCCAGCCTGCAATACTCGAACGGTCAGGTCTCCCTGAACGGAAAGAAAATGCCACTGGCTGATTTTGTCGGAATGTTCGGCGTACCGGACGTTGCCATTCCAGCGCCGCAGAGTGAAGCGCCAGCCCCGGTTCCACAGGGTGAAGCGGCACCTGCTGCCCCGGCCATCGCGCCAAACTGA
- the manA gene encoding mannose-6-phosphate isomerase, producing the protein MQKLINSVQNYAWGSKTALTDLYGIANPDNLPMAELWMGAHPKSSSKITDASGQVRSLRDVIDADKAALLGKNVAERFGELPFLFKVLCADNPLSIQVHPNKKASEEGFAKENAAGIPLDAAERNYKDPNHKPELVFALTPFLAMNAFREFSDIVSLLQPVSGAHTSIAHFLQEPSAERLSQLFASLLNMQGDEKSRALAVLKAALNSQQGEPWETIRFIAQFYPDDSGLFSPLLLNVVKLNPGDAMFLFAETPHAYLQGVALEVMANSDNVLRAGLTPKYIDIAELVANVKFTPKPAAELLTQPANNGSELDFPIPVDDFAFSLHDLNTAGADVAQQSAAILFCVEGEAVLRKGEQQLVLKPGESAFVAANESPISLSGVGRVARVFNKLK; encoded by the coding sequence ATGCAAAAACTCATCAACTCAGTGCAGAACTATGCCTGGGGTAGTAAAACTGCGTTAACGGATCTCTACGGTATCGCCAACCCGGACAACCTGCCGATGGCAGAACTCTGGATGGGTGCACATCCGAAGAGCAGCTCAAAGATAACCGACGCCAGCGGCCAGGTCCGTAGCCTGCGTGACGTTATCGACGCCGATAAAGCCGCACTGCTCGGCAAAAATGTTGCCGAGCGTTTCGGTGAACTGCCGTTCCTGTTTAAGGTACTGTGCGCCGATAACCCGCTTTCTATTCAGGTTCACCCGAATAAGAAAGCGTCCGAAGAAGGCTTTGCCAAAGAGAACGCCGCAGGCATTCCGCTGGACGCCGCTGAGCGTAACTACAAGGATCCGAACCACAAACCGGAACTGGTGTTTGCCCTCACGCCGTTCCTGGCGATGAATGCATTCCGCGAATTTTCTGACATTGTCTCTCTGCTGCAACCGGTGTCTGGCGCGCACACGTCTATCGCCCATTTCCTGCAGGAGCCGAGCGCCGAGCGTCTGAGCCAGCTGTTCGCCAGCTTGCTGAATATGCAGGGCGATGAAAAATCCCGTGCGCTGGCTGTGCTGAAAGCTGCATTGAATAGCCAACAGGGCGAGCCGTGGGAAACCATTCGCTTTATCGCTCAGTTCTACCCGGACGACAGCGGCCTGTTCTCACCGCTGCTGCTGAACGTGGTGAAGCTCAACCCAGGCGACGCCATGTTCCTGTTCGCAGAAACCCCGCACGCTTATTTACAGGGCGTGGCGCTGGAAGTGATGGCGAACTCCGATAACGTCCTTCGTGCCGGTCTGACGCCGAAATACATCGACATTGCGGAACTGGTGGCGAACGTGAAATTCACGCCAAAACCCGCGGCCGAACTGCTGACACAGCCAGCTAATAATGGCTCTGAGCTTGATTTCCCAATCCCGGTCGACGATTTTGCGTTCTCTCTGCATGACCTCAACACCGCGGGTGCCGACGTGGCTCAACAAAGCGCCGCGATCCTGTTTTGTGTCGAGGGTGAAGCCGTGTTGCGCAAAGGTGAACAGCAGCTGGTACTGAAGCCAGGCGAGTCCGCTTTTGTCGCCGCTAACGAATCACCGATCAGCCTGAGCGGCGTCGGCCGTGTGGCGCGGGTTTTTAATAAGCTCAAGTAA
- the fumA gene encoding class I fumarate hydratase FumA, producing MSNKPFIYQDPFPLKKDDTEYYLLSKDHVSVTEFEGQEILKVDPQALTLLAKHAFHDASFMLRPAHQQQVADILNDPEASENDKYVALQFLRNSDIAAKGILPTCQDTGTAIIVGKKGQRVWTGGGDDAALARGVYDTYIEDNLRYSQNAPLDMYKEVNTGTNLPAQIDLYSADGEEYKFLCIAKGGGSANKTYLYQETKALITPAKLKGYLVEKMRTLGTAACPPYHIAFVIGGTSAEATLKTVKLASTKYYDGLPTEGNEHGQAFRDIQLEQELLLEAQNLGLGAQFGGKYFAHDIRVVRLPRHGASCPVGMGVSCSADRNIKAKINREGVWIEKLEHNPGKYIPEELRNAGEGEAVNIDLNRPMKAILAQLSDFPVSTRLSLNGTIIVARDIAHAKLKERMDNGEGLPQYVKDHPIYYAGPAKTPEGYASGSLGPTTAGRMDSYVDQLQAEGGSMIMLAKGNRSQQVTDACHKHGGFYLGSIGGPAAVLAQGSIKSLECVEYPELGMEAIWKIEVEDFPAFILVDDKGNDFFQQIQSSQCDRCVK from the coding sequence ATGTCGAACAAACCCTTTATCTATCAGGATCCTTTTCCTCTGAAAAAGGATGACACCGAGTATTATCTCCTCAGTAAAGACCACGTCTCTGTCACCGAATTTGAAGGCCAGGAAATCCTAAAAGTAGACCCGCAGGCGCTTACGCTGCTGGCCAAACACGCCTTCCACGATGCCTCCTTTATGCTGCGTCCGGCGCATCAGCAGCAGGTCGCCGATATTCTGAATGACCCCGAAGCCAGCGAAAACGATAAATACGTGGCGCTGCAGTTCCTGCGTAACTCTGATATTGCGGCGAAGGGCATTCTGCCGACCTGTCAGGATACCGGTACGGCAATTATCGTCGGTAAAAAAGGCCAGCGCGTCTGGACCGGCGGCGGCGATGACGCGGCGCTGGCCCGCGGCGTGTATGACACCTATATCGAAGACAACCTGCGCTATTCCCAGAACGCGCCGCTGGACATGTATAAAGAGGTCAACACCGGCACCAACCTGCCTGCGCAGATTGATCTCTACAGCGCTGACGGCGAAGAGTACAAGTTCCTGTGCATCGCCAAGGGCGGCGGTTCTGCTAACAAAACCTATCTGTATCAGGAAACCAAAGCGCTGATCACCCCGGCGAAGCTGAAAGGCTATCTGGTCGAGAAAATGCGCACGCTCGGCACCGCCGCGTGCCCGCCGTATCACATCGCGTTTGTCATTGGCGGTACGTCCGCGGAAGCGACGCTGAAAACGGTCAAACTGGCGTCGACCAAATATTATGACGGCCTACCGACCGAAGGGAACGAGCACGGTCAGGCATTCCGTGACATTCAGCTTGAGCAGGAGTTGCTGCTCGAAGCACAGAATCTCGGCCTCGGCGCGCAGTTCGGTGGCAAATACTTCGCTCACGACATCCGCGTGGTGCGCTTGCCGCGTCACGGCGCGTCCTGTCCGGTGGGAATGGGCGTGTCCTGTTCCGCTGACCGCAACATCAAAGCGAAAATCAACCGCGAAGGCGTGTGGATCGAGAAGCTGGAACACAATCCGGGCAAGTATATTCCTGAGGAATTACGCAACGCCGGAGAAGGCGAAGCGGTCAATATCGACCTCAACCGTCCGATGAAAGCGATCCTCGCCCAGCTTTCTGACTTCCCTGTGTCCACCCGTCTGTCGCTGAACGGCACCATTATTGTGGCTCGCGACATCGCTCATGCCAAACTCAAAGAGCGCATGGACAATGGCGAAGGTCTGCCACAGTACGTGAAAGACCACCCGATTTACTACGCAGGTCCGGCCAAAACGCCGGAAGGGTATGCCTCGGGCTCTCTCGGGCCAACCACCGCCGGGCGTATGGATTCCTACGTCGATCAGCTACAGGCGGAAGGCGGGAGCATGATCATGCTCGCCAAGGGCAACCGCAGCCAGCAGGTGACCGACGCGTGCCATAAACATGGCGGGTTCTACCTCGGTAGCATCGGCGGCCCGGCTGCCGTTCTGGCGCAGGGCAGTATCAAGAGCCTGGAATGCGTCGAATACCCGGAACTGGGGATGGAAGCCATCTGGAAAATCGAAGTAGAAGATTTCCCGGCGTTTATCCTGGTGGATGATAAAGGTAACGATTTCTTCCAGCAGATTCAGTCGTCGCAGTGCGACCGCTGCGTGAAGTAG
- the fumC gene encoding class II fumarate hydratase codes for MTTLRRESDSMGAIDVPADKLWGAQTQRSLEHFRISTEKMPVSLIAALALTKRAAAKVNQDLQLLPAEKANAIVSAADEVLAGKHADEFPLAIWQTGSGTQSNMNMNEVLANRASELLGGVRGMERKVHPNDDVNKSQSSNDVFPTAMHVAAVIAIRENLIPQLQVLKKTLSGKSHAFADIVKIGRTHLQDATPLTLGQEISGWVAMLEHNLKHIDLTLPHLSELALGGTAVGTGLNTHPEYAKRVADELAAITKQAFITAPNKFEALGTCDGLVHAHGALKGLAASLMKIANDVRWLASGPRCGIGELSIPENEPGSSIMPGKVNPTQCEAMTMLCCQVMGNDVAVNMGGASGNFELNVYRPMVIHNFLQSVRLLADGMESFNEHCAVGIEPNRARIDQLLNESLMLVTALNTHIGYDKAAEIAKKAHKEGLTLKASALKLGYLTDAEFDEWVRPEAMVGSIKISR; via the coding sequence ATGACAACGTTACGCCGCGAGAGCGACTCCATGGGCGCGATTGACGTCCCGGCAGACAAGCTTTGGGGCGCGCAAACCCAGCGCTCGCTGGAGCATTTCCGCATCTCCACCGAAAAAATGCCGGTCTCGCTGATTGCCGCGCTGGCGCTGACCAAACGCGCGGCCGCCAAGGTCAATCAGGATTTGCAGCTGCTTCCGGCTGAGAAAGCCAACGCCATCGTCAGCGCCGCCGACGAAGTGCTGGCGGGCAAACACGCAGACGAATTCCCGCTCGCCATCTGGCAAACCGGCTCCGGTACGCAGAGCAACATGAACATGAATGAAGTGCTGGCCAACCGCGCCAGTGAACTGCTCGGCGGTGTGCGCGGCATGGAGCGGAAAGTTCACCCGAATGACGACGTGAACAAAAGCCAGAGTTCCAACGACGTATTCCCGACCGCCATGCACGTTGCGGCGGTGATCGCGATCCGCGAAAACCTGATCCCGCAGTTGCAGGTGCTGAAAAAAACGCTGAGCGGTAAATCCCACGCCTTCGCCGATATCGTCAAAATTGGTCGCACCCATTTGCAGGACGCCACGCCGCTGACTCTCGGACAGGAGATTTCCGGCTGGGTGGCGATGCTGGAACACAATCTCAAGCATATCGATTTAACGCTGCCGCACCTGAGCGAGTTGGCGCTGGGGGGCACGGCGGTCGGTACCGGTCTGAACACCCATCCGGAATACGCCAAACGCGTGGCGGATGAACTGGCGGCAATCACCAAACAGGCGTTTATCACTGCGCCGAATAAATTCGAAGCGCTGGGCACCTGCGATGGGCTGGTTCACGCCCATGGTGCGCTGAAAGGGCTGGCGGCGTCGCTAATGAAAATCGCCAACGATGTGCGCTGGCTGGCGTCCGGCCCGCGCTGCGGCATTGGTGAGCTGTCTATCCCGGAAAACGAACCAGGCAGTTCGATAATGCCCGGCAAAGTGAACCCGACGCAGTGTGAAGCGATGACGATGCTGTGCTGTCAGGTGATGGGCAACGATGTGGCGGTGAATATGGGCGGCGCATCGGGCAATTTTGAGCTGAATGTGTATCGCCCGATGGTAATTCATAATTTCCTGCAATCGGTGCGCCTGCTGGCGGACGGAATGGAAAGTTTCAATGAGCACTGTGCGGTGGGAATCGAGCCAAACCGGGCGCGTATCGATCAGCTGCTGAATGAATCGCTGATGCTGGTCACGGCGCTCAACACCCATATTGGTTACGACAAAGCGGCAGAAATTGCCAAAAAAGCCCATAAAGAAGGGCTAACGCTGAAGGCCTCGGCGCTGAAACTCGGCTATCTCACCGACGCCGAGTTTGACGAGTGGGTGCGTCCGGAAGCGATGGTCGGCAGCATAAAAATCAGTCGTTAG